ctagcccccccataaaaattaaatggtagctcccttacgTCAGCCtctcaagacgtcataattatttggactagtctTTCACcagaaaaaattgtaaatttcgCATGCCTTTAGgatgtcatttaccagatacTAGACACTCCTTTATCCCTgctctattttttaaaggaataacagtactgtagttgaagagttccCAGTTGCCACcatcaattgtagatttgaccattgcaaatgcagttttactggcgacatGTATTGGAGACAGTAAAATGCATGGAGATTTGCAactgtcaaatcaaaattgacggtgcaACTCTTCATCTACAGTACCGTGGGGCTCCCATATTCACCGGGGACACAATTAAaccgttttatgattttgaagtgtaaaaacttcaaaggatggctgAAATGGAAGACATATACCAgtaaatgatattaaataacaaataggattatttttttaaactgagacAAAATTGCAGCACCTACTGAAAAGGACTGAAAAGCGGACAACGATTTTCTGCCAATTTcctgaagaaaaaacacaaattcaaaGAAGCATTTCTAAGTAATTCTTTGACTGAATGCCCCTGTAAATTTCAGTTCTTAACACCTTGGAAATGTCTGCTATTCATCTgtaatgaaattgatttgatcAATGTTGTTAAAAGCTGCggttatttgatttaaatagatgtgtaaaaaGGACGAGTATGTGTCCTTCATTGACAAAAAGAacaggaaatttcaaacaccctttaatctaacttttcagatgattatattcaaacaaacacgttttcaagcttaagaatattttgcatttgaagttatcttcatatagaaatatcagtatacttcaaaaacatttagacctgaacagaaactgtagaaaacatgaaaagatgtggcgaaaatgagcaccccactctactGTTATTCCAATTCTATTACATGTAtgaattgtaaaaagaaaaaatatgataaaacttgaaaaaatgtcttaatttgacaattagaaaaaaaatccatgagACTGCAtgaatgattttgacaaaaaacgtcatggctaaacaaatgaaaacttacaaaatgGAGGTTATTATGTTACCTGTATGCTTCAAATTCGGttataaattacattaaaatggcCAATTCAAGGAAGGTGTAGTTTTCTTTccgattatatagtagtaaaaaaacatttattgattcAATCAATTCAAACTGGGGGTCCCTTCTTAGTTatgcctggtcaactgtggatttgatggcaacttttagccaatgaaaaaaaactgttacATGTACATCCAAATTAAATTAGAATTACCAATTTATGTGTATTCTCGTATTctcagttactgaaagctagaTTAAAGCCAATTACAACTTATATATAATCATCATTTCTCCCCAGCATACAATGTAAGTGCTGATCAGCTTTACTATCATTTAGTGTAATGACATTTTCTTTTCCAGACCATTGGAGCAGCATATGCATCTGCCAGGGTTAAAGTCAATGGGAAGACTGTAATACTGAATATTTGGGTAACTaagacaaaataattatttagcAGTAGATAAGGAGAATTTCATTTTACAATCGTTTGTAGACCACAAAACATGATACTGTAGATtcctattgtttttattatttacttatGGAGGGGTCCTTTTTTTTAGGGTCAAATGAAACACAAATTTACAATGGCCTTCTCATTTTGCAGTGGTAGTCAAAATGGCCCTGTTACATGACATGTCTATTGTAATTATCTGTtcttgtcctgaacatgcatgaaacatttgccactggacattaaccACACATCAATCAATCTAAACAAAatacatctagaggtcaacatacAGTTTACAACATTGCTAAACATTAAGCTGTTATTCGTCTGAAGTTTAAAtgtgaataaattaaaataaaatatctctttaTTGCTTTAGAATATTTCTGGTTCTGAGAGATATAAGAAGTATAAGGACATAAGCAGaatgtataaatgaaatatgaccTTTATTTCTAAATGTTTCAGGATGCTAGTTGCTGGTTCTGAAAGATACCAGTAGTATCAGTTCATAAGCAGAATGTGCATAATGATAAGAGATATGAgttacatttttattgtttaaggaTACTGCTGGTTCTGAGAGGTACCAGTCCATGAGCAGGATATATTATCGAGGTGCTAAGGCTGCCATATTGTGTTTTGATTTAACTGATGCTGAAAGTTTTGATAAAGCCAGATACTGGTCTGGTGAACTAGAGCGTAATGAACCTGTAAgtaaatcaaagaaataaaactgCTTGGCCATTTTTGGAAGGCCCTCTATCAGTAATGCTGAGACTAAAGTTGAATACAAGCAATGTGTAAGATCATGTGGAgctatgtatacaaaaaaaggAATAACCTGTCTCATGAAACCATATGTTTACCCTCAATTTgccatttcagaatctaatgcattctgggtaatatttccaaaagcgtacaccaaaacATTGTGATTGGTTTATAACGTGACAAGCAATAGAAGTTCACCCATGatgtaatattattttcattttggtgtacgaacaatgaGATTACCCATAGTCCTTAAGATTCTGAAAAGTTGAATTGTCaacaattttctataaaaatgacatttatcAACTTATTGGGAAATtccgtaattaaaaaaaaaaaatcttgtccaGATTCATTTCTCAATGAAACAGAATACATATAATGCGTTCATTGTTGTTTGTTCCTATTTGTTCCTTTTGTCTATCTCATTGACATTGGTCTAAGTTGAAGGGAgagaaaactttgaatatttatatttattttcttgagtTATGTCTTAATGATTTTTCTCATGTAGGGAATTTGGTGATGATGATAGATTGTTTTAGTCCTCCATTCAACTGATTTAatgtaatcatgataatgtacttttgaaataagggaaaaaaacaaaaaaaaaaactaaatggtTAAattacagtcttcaacaatattcatgttctttaaaatttgtCTAGACCTAAGGGGCTTAGACATGTTAAGACAAGTGACacatcatttttgaaaagtcATGTGTTTACCCTAGATTTTTGGTCTTTGTGTGGTTACAtttctttgaattttgaaatttggtacactttaatgtgaaatttttaatgatttccCAAATTAAAGTCTGACTCCAATTTCAGGGAAACTGGACATAGAAATATAGTTTGAGTGTGTCATGGTCCTTTGAACACAGGTtcctgtataaaaaaaaatattatttcatatttttattgctAGGCAATTAAAACATCAGTAGAAGATATTTTATCATGAATAATATTGTTTCCTTTCAATTACTAAGAACtgtacagaaaaatattttattcaattgtgtgaacatatatttttaggactgtttaatatatttatgtgGTACAAAGAAGGATATGGTTGACATAGAACCAGGTTCCAGAGCTACACCAATTGGTCAAGTACAATCATTAGCACGAGGTCAGTCCAAAATCACCAGATTGTTAAATATAATAAGATCAAAGTCAGTTACAGAATCGAAAAACCCTCAGTAGACATAGGTCTATATTCGATGAAGAGGGTGGGTTTTAACTACCTTGACTACCCTGAGGGTCTTGCACAATCAGTAAAGGTCcatattaaaattaagttcatCAATAAAGTTAGTCGAAGTATTATCAATACTATGCTGGTAATTTGtctattaataaattaagaGTACTTGACAGGGACGAATCAAGTTGCTGGTTTGAGACCAAAACAATAAGCTAATGACCAGTAAGTCACTACAATAAAATTGCACCAATGAAGCCAATGGTTATACAATTTATATACCAGTCATATAGACAAAGGAGTCTGGACAACAAATTGTACTGATTCAAAACAATGCAGTTTTTGTTTGACATACAGTACCAAGTCATGTGATTGTAAACTAAAGGTTTAGCCAAGCAATACAATAATCCATCTACATAAAATCTAAATGTGTGACAAAACTATCAGTAAATGTCAGGGTAAATGGACCTCTGTTTTTTGATATCGATACTCTCTGTAACACGCTCTTcatctttctaaatttttttttgtctgtgcTGTTTTTACACACTGTTGCATTGTTGCATCAATTGtagctaattttttttattgaattcatAGTTTTGTTATTCCTTTTATTATATTGACTTTAAATGTCAGTTGGTTAAAAAATGCaagcatctttaattttttctacACAAGTTTTCTCATTGATATATATGCTATCAGAGGAATAAAATTACATGATTCCGGTGCGaatttattggtttttatttaGTAGGGAAATCACAGTATTGTCTTGCAACCATTATATTATCAATTACTGTTATTTCttagtatttatatataaacatattttattgttcagaAACCAAACTATTAAATGGATGAGATATAAGTTTTACAACTTAGCAATGTCTTCTCAAGTTGTTCCATTAATGCATCATGATAATTTCTGTTTTCAGTGCTCAGGTATATATAAATGGgacagcaaacaaacaaaacaatagtTGAATACATTTgggaaaaacacaaaacaacttAGGGTCAGCATGAACTGACAGTGTTATGTGTATTTATTTACAGGGTACTGTCTGTATGTTGAACTTATTTTAGTagctattttcatattaaaggTACATATatgtttaccaaatatttttatgctttCAGATCTACGTTCTGAATTATATGAAACTTCCAGTACAACAGGAGAAAAAGTCAGTAAGTCATTTTACAAGTATCAAGGTTTTTACTATATCACCTTCTTTTCTATACTATAGTAAGAACTTATATGTATTGAGCACATAATTGTAGTTTTATCATTCatgtatatgacttttttttttttttactatgaaCAAGAGGAtgtgtatgagtgccaataagacaactcacCATCCAAgtgaaattatttaatatttggtCCTGAACTAAAGTTGAGTTGTGTGGTGTGAGCAATTCTAGTCTGTTTTGCTACTTcta
Above is a window of Mytilus trossulus isolate FHL-02 chromosome 4, PNRI_Mtr1.1.1.hap1, whole genome shotgun sequence DNA encoding:
- the LOC134715833 gene encoding ras-related protein Rab-24-like — encoded protein: MNKRKDGELDIKIVLLGKAYAGKTCLVQRYVNQMFTDTPYQNTIGAAYASARVKVNGKTVILNIWDTAGSERYQSMSRIYYRGAKAAILCFDLTDAESFDKARYWSGELERNEPDCLIYLCGTKKDMVDIEPGSRATPIGQVQSLARDLRSELYETSSTTGEKVNEVFMKIATDFVDNLKNLPIEKPRTDSFKVSHPTDGQRRGWCSSC